CTTCAAAATTGCCCTGCCCTTTGGCCAGCACCACATCTGCCTGCATCAGGGTGTGTGTGAATCCGGCGGAAAGCGATTCCGGATATGCTCCGGGGCTGTCCGCGCCGGAATCAACCACACGGCACAGCTGTGTCATGCCGCAGCCAAGAGCGTCTTCCATGGTGGCGTCGTTGAGCACCGGTGCCCCGCGCACCGCGTAGGTCACGTCAAGACCCAGTGCGTTCAGCTGTTCCACCAGCAGGGTGTCCAGCACTATTTCGCCGCAGTTGTCGCCCAGTATGACCACCGTGCGTGCGGTCTGCAGGGCCGTGCGGAAGGAAGGATACCAGCGGGCGGACCAGTCTGCCCGGTTTTCGGTTTCCAGCGCGCCTTCCCAGTCGAATTCTATGCCTGTGCCCGCATCCATGTAATTGCCTATGATGGCAATGTTCAGGGCGGTATGCAGCGGATCGGCCGCTGCCGAAACCCTGCTGCGCAGACCGGGCAGCAACTGCGCCGCCCGCCTGTTGGCGTGTTGTTTTACCTGTGCAAAAGGGTCTGCGGTGCCTGTAAGCCGCGGCACTGCGGCATACAGCGGACGCAGCATGGCCGGCGGACTGCCGGTCAGGCCGTGCCGTGCCACATGGTCTGCAAACACCCTGACCACGTTCTGCTGCACGGCTTCATCGTCCGGGGCGGCCAGCCGGGCTACCCTTACAGCCTGCGCCATCATGCAGGGCAGGCACTCCATGGCGGCCTGCATTTATGCGTCTCCGGCGGCCAGACGTTCGCGCACGTAGGGCACCAGTCCGCCTTTGTCCAGAATGTCGTGCATAAAGGGCGGCAGAGGCGGGCAGCTGATCACATCGCCCGTGGTGTGATTGGTGATGCGCCCGTTTTCCACATCCACGCTCAGAACGTCGCCGTCGTGTATTCTGTCCGCGTCGTCGCCGATTTCTATGAGGATGAGTCCCATGTTGAAGCCGTTGCGGTAGAATATGCGTGCAAAGCTGTGCGCCACCACAACAGGCATGCCCGCACCGAGTATGGCAATGGGGGCATGCTCGCGCGACGAACCGCAGCCGAAGTTTTTGCCGCCCACCATAATGTCACCCTGCTGCACGCGGGACACCCACCCGTGTTCAAGGCCTTCCATGCAGTTGGCGCCCAGCTGCGCGGGGTCTGTGGTAACCAGAAACCGTGCGGGAATGATTGCGTCTGTGTCTATGTGGTCGCCCACCTTGCGGGCGGTGCCGTTGTATTGCATCGTTGTCTCCTTGCTGCTACAGGCCGCGCGGGTCGGCTATTTCGCCTGCCACGGCGGAAGCCGCGGCCACGGACGGGTTGGAAAGATACACCTCTGATTCGAGGCTGCCCATGCGGCCGCGGAAGTTGCGGTTGGTGGTGGCTATGGCGCGTTCTCCGTCGGCAAGAATCCCCATGTGCCCGCCCAGACAGGGGCCGCAGGTGGCGGGGCCCACTATGCAGCCTGCATCCATGAAGGTTTCGATAAGCCCTTCGCGCAGGGCCTGCTTCCAGATGCCCGGGGTGGCAGGCAGCACGATGCAGCGTACGCTTTTGTGCACCTTGCGCCCGCGCAGCACGGCTGCCGCCTCGCGCAGGTCGCTTATGCGGCCGTTGGTGCACGAGCCGATGACAGCCTGATGTATCTGCACGCCCTGCACTTCGGTAACCGGGCGAACATTTTCGGGCAGGTGAGGGCAGGCTATCTGCGGTGCAAGGTCTGAAACGTCGAATGACAGACTGCGTTCGTATACGGCGTCCTGATCGGCGCTCAGCTTTTCGTCGTTGCGGCCTCTGGCGGCGGTGTAGGCCAGCGTCAGGTCATCGGAGGGAAACAGCCCGCATTTGCCGCCGGCTTCAATGGCCATATTGGCAATGGTCATGCGGCCTTCCACGCTCATGGCGTCCACCACGGGGCCGTCAAATTCCAGCGCCTTGTACAGCGCTCCGTCAACGCCGATATGCCCGATGAGCTGCAACACAAGGTCTTTTGCTCCCACGTGGGCAGGCATGGTGCCGCGGTAGGAAACGCGTATGCTCGGCGGCACCTTGAACCAGGTTTCGCCCAGCGCCATGGCTCCGGCCACGTCGGTGGAGCCGAGACCGGTGGCAAATGCGCCCAGCCCGCCGTAAGTGCAGGTGTGGCTGTCTGCGCCCACCACAATATCGCCCGGACCCACAAGGCCGAGTTCGGGCAGCAGGGCATGTTCCACACCGGCCTCGCCGCCTTCGTAATAATGGGTTATGCCCATCTGCGCGGCAAATTCGCGCGTGTTTTTTACCTGAATGGCCGAATCGATATCTTTCTGCGGGGTGAAGTGGTCCATGACAAGGGCCACTCTGTCTTTGTCAAACACCTTGCCGGCACCCATTGCCCTGAAGGACTTGATGGCCAGCGGAGCGGTGATGTCGTTGGCCAGCGCCATGGAAACGCGGCAGCGCACTATCTGCCCTGCTTCGCCCACCTGCTGGTCTGTGTGCTTCTGCAGTATCTTCTGCGCAAGCGTATGAGCCATCTATTTGTCCTCCTGTTCTTTTTTGGCAAGTCTGTTCAGCGCATTGAGATACGCTTTTGCACTGGCTGTGATGATATCAGCATCGGCACCGCGGCCTACCGCGGCACTGCCGTTTTCCTGCAGCTTGACTGTTACCTCGCCCTGCGCGTCGGTGCCGCCGGTGATGGCGTTGACCGAATAATGCCGCAGCTGCGGGGCACGTCCCACTATCTGTGATATGGCATTGAATACCGCGTCAATGGGACCCACGCCGAAGGTGGTGTGCTGACGGCGTTCGCCGCCCACTTCCATGACAATGGCGGCGGAAGGGGGAACTCCCGTATCGCTGGCCTGCACGCTGAGGTGCACAAGCCGGAACATGTCGGGTATGCGGAACACCTCTTCAAGCACCAGCGCTTCCATATCTTCGTCGTAGATCTGTTTTTTTCTGTCGGCGAGCTTCTTTACGGCATCGAACACCAGCTGGGTCTGTTCCGGAGTCAGGCGGTAGCCGAGCTCTTCAAGCTTGCCGTTGATGGCGTTGCGGCCCGAGTGCTTGCCCAGAACGATTTCCGTCTTGGTGCGACCCACGGATTCCGGCGTCATTATTTCGTATGTCTCGCGGTTTTTCAGCATGCCGTCCTGATGGATGCCTGACTCGTGCGCAAAGGCGTTGGCCCCTACAATGGCTTTGTTGGCGGGTATGGGCTGCCCGATGATCATGGAAAGCAAGCGGCAGGCAGGGAAAAGCTGCTCTGACTTTATTCCTGTTTCCATGTCGTAGTAAGCATGCCGTGTCCGCAGGGACATGACAAGTTCTTCCAGCGCGGCGTTGCCGGCACGTTCGCCTATGCCTGATACGGTGACCTCTGCCTGCCGTGCACCTGCTTTGAGCGCGGCCAGCGTGTTGGCCACCGCCAGACCGAGGTCGTTGTGGCAGTGGACGGAAAAGACGGCCTTGTGGCTGTTGCGCGCGTTTTCCATGACATAACGCACCAGTGCGCCGAATTCGTCCGGTTGCGCATAGCCCACGGTGTCGGGAATGTTGATGGTGGTGGCACCGGCGTCAATGGCGGTTTCCACAACGCGGGTAAGAAAATCCCAGTCGGAACGCGATGCGTCTTCGGCGCTGAATTCCACATTGGAGCACAGGCCTGCGGCATACCGCACTGCGTCGCGCGCCATTTCCAGCACCTGTTCGGGCGATTTGCGCAGTTTGTACTGCATATGCACCGGCGAGGTGGCGATAAAGGTGTGAATACGCGGATGTGCTGCGTTTCTGATGGCTGCCCATGCGTGGTCGATGTCGGGCTGCACGGCGCGGCACAGACCGGCGACCTGTGCATTTTTCACGGTGGCGGCTATGGTTTTCACAGCTTCAAAGTCGCCTTTGCTGGCAGCCGGAAAGCCGGCCTCCATAATGTCCACACCGACCATTTCCAGCTGGCGGGCCAGCTGCACCTTTTCATGAATGTTCATGGTGGCGCCGGGCGACTGTTCGCCGTCGCGCAACGTGGTGTCGAAAATGTACAATCTGTCAGCCATGGGATACTCCTACGGCTATGCGGCTTTATGTGCCGCTATTTCAGGGCTTGGAGGAGTCGGGTTCGTCTTCCCTGCATCACGTGGCCTGCGGGCTTATGATGCGCGTAGAGTCCCGGGAAGACTCCGCTTCCGGGTATCTGACGATGCGCTTGCTATCGGACAATCCTGATTAGGATAGGTCGCGTAGCAGCTTGGGATGACGGCGGGGTAGGATAATGAGAGTGTATACGGGGCCGGAAATGAGATAGCCCGCGAATACGAGGAACCCGAGGAGTTTGGGATCCGAAATAATGAGAACGAACAGCAGAATGGCCGAAACCATGGAGCTGAACGGATGAGCCTTGATAAGGCCGTATTCTTTGAATGATGCGTACCGGAACCGGCTGACCATCAGGAAGCCGAGAACGAACGTGATGCCGAGGCAGAATGCGGGGAACGCAGCTGCAAAGGTCTCGGGCACGTAGATGCTGAAGAATACCAGCGAGGAAAGGGTGCATCCGGCTGCGGGTATGGGCAGCCCGATGAAGAATTTTTTGGGTGTGACAGCCGTGGAAATATTGAAACGGGCAAGGCGCAGCGCACCGCAGGCCGCAAAAAGAAACGCCACGGCAATGCCGAGCCGTCCGTACGCGTGCAGCTGCCATGAGTACATCATGAACGCGGGCGTGACCCCGAAAGCCACAAGGTCTGCCAGCGAGTCGAACTGCACGCCGAATTCACTGGCGCTGTTGGTCAGGCGGGCAACCTTGCCGTCCAGCCCGTCCATAAGGGCGCTGAAGAGAATGGCCAGAGCACACATTTCCACACGTCCTTCCGCAGCCCACAGAATACCGAGGAAGCCGGCGAACAGGCTTGCCGTGGTAAACAGGTTGGGAAGAATGTACACCCCTCTGCGGGTGGGAGTGGTCTGTGTGTCCATTGTCTCGTTATTCCTTGCGGGGTGTTGTCCGGCGCATTATTCCGCCGGTTGCTCCTTTTTTGCGGCCAGTACTGTCTGCCCTGCAAAAACGGTTTCACCCACTGTGACCTTTGGTTCATACTCTTCCGGCAGGTAAACGTCAACCCGCGAACCGAACCTGATCATGCCGCAGCGTTCGCCGCGTCTGAGCGTGTCGCCTTCTTCCACCCTGCATACTATGCGTCTGGCGATGAGTCCGGCTATCTGCACCATGCTCCAGCGCAGGCCGTCGGCGTCCACTATGTCATAGGCGCAGCGTTCATTGTCAGTCGAAGCTTTGTCCCACGACGCATTGAAGTACTTGCCCGGATGGTAGGCAATGCTCTGCACGGTGCCGCTGACCGGAAAGCGGTTTACATGCACGTTGAAGACATTCATGAAAATGCAGACGCACATGCGCGGTTCTCCGGTGAAAGGGTCGGGCATGGGCTGCACTT
Above is a window of Oleidesulfovibrio alaskensis DSM 16109 DNA encoding:
- a CDS encoding damage-control phosphatase ARMT1 family protein, which gives rise to MQAAMECLPCMMAQAVRVARLAAPDDEAVQQNVVRVFADHVARHGLTGSPPAMLRPLYAAVPRLTGTADPFAQVKQHANRRAAQLLPGLRSRVSAAADPLHTALNIAIIGNYMDAGTGIEFDWEGALETENRADWSARWYPSFRTALQTARTVVILGDNCGEIVLDTLLVEQLNALGLDVTYAVRGAPVLNDATMEDALGCGMTQLCRVVDSGADSPGAYPESLSAGFTHTLMQADVVLAKGQGNFEGLRGHLRPVWFAFKAKCAVVAQMLDVPQGTSMFLLQQP
- the leuC gene encoding 3-isopropylmalate dehydratase large subunit; amino-acid sequence: MAHTLAQKILQKHTDQQVGEAGQIVRCRVSMALANDITAPLAIKSFRAMGAGKVFDKDRVALVMDHFTPQKDIDSAIQVKNTREFAAQMGITHYYEGGEAGVEHALLPELGLVGPGDIVVGADSHTCTYGGLGAFATGLGSTDVAGAMALGETWFKVPPSIRVSYRGTMPAHVGAKDLVLQLIGHIGVDGALYKALEFDGPVVDAMSVEGRMTIANMAIEAGGKCGLFPSDDLTLAYTAARGRNDEKLSADQDAVYERSLSFDVSDLAPQIACPHLPENVRPVTEVQGVQIHQAVIGSCTNGRISDLREAAAVLRGRKVHKSVRCIVLPATPGIWKQALREGLIETFMDAGCIVGPATCGPCLGGHMGILADGERAIATTNRNFRGRMGSLESEVYLSNPSVAAASAVAGEIADPRGL
- a CDS encoding phosphatidylserine decarboxylase family protein encodes the protein MQKATHSITPEGFPVIGLTALAALVFAIIDCWFMAVVFLLLCWFSVHFFRDPERVVPSAPGAGVSPADGRIIKVQPMPDPFTGEPRMCVCIFMNVFNVHVNRFPVSGTVQSIAYHPGKYFNASWDKASTDNERCAYDIVDADGLRWSMVQIAGLIARRIVCRVEEGDTLRRGERCGMIRFGSRVDVYLPEEYEPKVTVGETVFAGQTVLAAKKEQPAE
- a CDS encoding 2-isopropylmalate synthase — encoded protein: MADRLYIFDTTLRDGEQSPGATMNIHEKVQLARQLEMVGVDIMEAGFPAASKGDFEAVKTIAATVKNAQVAGLCRAVQPDIDHAWAAIRNAAHPRIHTFIATSPVHMQYKLRKSPEQVLEMARDAVRYAAGLCSNVEFSAEDASRSDWDFLTRVVETAIDAGATTINIPDTVGYAQPDEFGALVRYVMENARNSHKAVFSVHCHNDLGLAVANTLAALKAGARQAEVTVSGIGERAGNAALEELVMSLRTRHAYYDMETGIKSEQLFPACRLLSMIIGQPIPANKAIVGANAFAHESGIHQDGMLKNRETYEIMTPESVGRTKTEIVLGKHSGRNAINGKLEELGYRLTPEQTQLVFDAVKKLADRKKQIYDEDMEALVLEEVFRIPDMFRLVHLSVQASDTGVPPSAAIVMEVGGERRQHTTFGVGPIDAVFNAISQIVGRAPQLRHYSVNAITGGTDAQGEVTVKLQENGSAAVGRGADADIITASAKAYLNALNRLAKKEQEDK
- a CDS encoding 3-isopropylmalate dehydratase small subunit, with product MQYNGTARKVGDHIDTDAIIPARFLVTTDPAQLGANCMEGLEHGWVSRVQQGDIMVGGKNFGCGSSREHAPIAILGAGMPVVVAHSFARIFYRNGFNMGLILIEIGDDADRIHDGDVLSVDVENGRITNHTTGDVISCPPLPPFMHDILDKGGLVPYVRERLAAGDA
- the pssA gene encoding CDP-diacylglycerol--serine O-phosphatidyltransferase codes for the protein MDTQTTPTRRGVYILPNLFTTASLFAGFLGILWAAEGRVEMCALAILFSALMDGLDGKVARLTNSASEFGVQFDSLADLVAFGVTPAFMMYSWQLHAYGRLGIAVAFLFAACGALRLARFNISTAVTPKKFFIGLPIPAAGCTLSSLVFFSIYVPETFAAAFPAFCLGITFVLGFLMVSRFRYASFKEYGLIKAHPFSSMVSAILLFVLIISDPKLLGFLVFAGYLISGPVYTLIILPRRHPKLLRDLS